One Pecten maximus chromosome 7, xPecMax1.1, whole genome shotgun sequence genomic window carries:
- the LOC117331050 gene encoding caveolin-3-like, which translates to MYGGNVINTDVKIVTSSRRVLTRRQFESSRTPLQCKPQVNYLCAVPMADEQLDDIYPRDPKKLNIHTLIDFDDVIGEPPSLLSLDGVWEKSARSFNFSKDLCYLILTTLCGIPISVLCGLKFAWLSFGNIWCVTPCVRACHMGLESTRGIYSTFVRCVCDPFCESIGNIFGNIRVSKANL; encoded by the exons ATGTACGGCGGCAACGTCATCAATACTGACGTtaagattgtgacgtcatcacgtCGTGTTCTGACGAGGCGTCAGTTCGAAAGCAGCCGCACGCCACTGCAGTGCAAGCCTCAAGTGAACTACTTGTGTGCG GTTCCAATGGCGGACGAGCAACTGGACGATATTTATCCTCGTGATCCGAAAAAATTGAATATCCATACGTTG ATCGACTTCGATGATGTGATAGGCGAGCCACCCAGTCTACTGTCCCTGGACGGGGTGTGGGAAAAGTCAGCCCGGTCTTTCAACTTCAGCAAGGATTTGTGTTACCTCATCCTCACCACACTGTGTGGCATCCCCATCTCTGTCCTGTGTGGTTTGAAATTTGCCTGGCTCAGCTTTGGTAATATTTGGTGTGTGACGCCATGTGTGAGGGCCTGTCACATGGGTCTGGAGTCCACCCGCGGGATCTACTCCACGTTTGTCAGGTGTGTGTGCGATCCTTTTTGTGAGTCCATTGGTAACATCTTTGGCAACATCCGTGTCAGCAAGGCCAACCTGTAG
- the LOC117331613 gene encoding perlucin-like protein, which translates to MSTMTWYLVSFLVLAAANSNVLVTADCPDGWMKHQQCYLFSHDKLSWTGAIVMCKLLGGYLAEVQSESEKTFLDTMAHQINNHFWIGAHDSVQEGSFVWATSREPVSVQHFLHTPDNYGNNEGCVEIDSNGEWNDNNCMTAFQYICERPAVGEELIGR; encoded by the exons ATGTCGACCATGACGTGGTATCTCGTGTCGTTTCTTGTGCTAGCAGCCGCTAATTCCAATG TGTTGGTGACCGCGGACTGTCCAGATGGGTGGATGAAACATCAGCAATGCTATCTCTTCAGTCACGACAAACTGTCATGGACAGGAGCTATT GTAATGTGTAAACTACTGGGAGGGTACCTGGCCGAAGTACAGTCCGAGTCCGAAAAAACCTTTCTGGACACGATGGCCCATCAAATCAACA ATCACTTCTGGATAGGGGCACATGATTCCGTCCAGGAGGGTTCGTTTGTTTGGGCGACTTCTCGAGAACCCGTGTCAGTACAGCACTTCCTTCATACACCGGACAACTACGGAAATAACGAGGGTTGTGTCGAAATCGATAGCAATGGAGAGTGGAACGACAACAACTGTATGACAGCATTTCAGTACATTTGTGAACGCCC AGCGGTAGGTGAAGAGCTGATTGGCCGATAG